One Microbacterium sp. No. 7 genomic window carries:
- a CDS encoding MFS transporter, giving the protein MTLQTNVDAVPDEPIRRVLWRLAPMIYGPTVLFSIGEGAVLPVLPVLAARLGADVPTAAVVASALVVGQLCGNLPAGAAVSRVGERATMAGAGVVAMAGAVGAALATTVWMLTLAMFVTGLCAAAFGLARHSFMATRVPLGFRARALSLLGGSFRLGMFAGPFVAAGLLALTGDERSTLWLFLGCLVAVVVLVLLGPDPETRVAALPSSASGDTGAVSLPERAGVLVTMWRYRGVLARLGLAAAALAAVRSARQIVLPVWGVSIGLDASSIALAVGISGAVDFALFYASGQVMDRFGRLWAALPATVLMGAGFLALSFTHDLSDAAMWFTMLAAVLGIGNGLSSGILLTLGADIAPRDDPASFLGSWRTLTDAGGALAPVLVAAIAAAGSLPLAVAVVGVLGLLGAAGFARWVPRFVPRIRP; this is encoded by the coding sequence ATGACACTTCAGACTAACGTGGATGCCGTGCCGGACGAGCCCATCCGCCGCGTCCTGTGGCGTCTTGCCCCGATGATCTACGGCCCGACCGTGCTGTTCTCGATCGGAGAGGGCGCCGTGCTGCCGGTGCTGCCCGTGCTCGCGGCCCGCCTCGGCGCCGACGTCCCGACGGCGGCGGTCGTGGCATCCGCCCTCGTCGTCGGCCAGCTGTGCGGCAACCTGCCCGCGGGCGCCGCGGTCTCGCGCGTCGGCGAGCGCGCCACGATGGCGGGGGCCGGCGTGGTCGCGATGGCCGGGGCCGTCGGCGCCGCCCTCGCGACGACCGTCTGGATGCTCACACTCGCGATGTTCGTCACGGGCCTGTGCGCGGCGGCCTTCGGTCTCGCGCGGCACTCTTTCATGGCGACGCGCGTGCCGCTGGGATTCCGCGCGCGGGCGCTCTCGCTGCTCGGCGGCAGCTTTCGGCTGGGCATGTTCGCGGGGCCGTTCGTCGCCGCCGGTCTGCTCGCGCTGACGGGCGACGAGCGCTCCACGCTGTGGCTGTTCCTCGGATGCCTCGTGGCGGTGGTCGTGCTGGTGCTCCTGGGCCCCGACCCCGAGACGCGCGTCGCCGCGCTGCCTTCCTCCGCTTCCGGGGACACGGGGGCGGTCTCCCTGCCCGAGCGCGCGGGCGTGCTCGTCACGATGTGGCGCTACCGCGGCGTGCTGGCGCGCCTCGGGCTGGCCGCGGCGGCGCTCGCGGCGGTGCGCTCGGCCCGTCAGATCGTGCTGCCCGTCTGGGGCGTGTCGATCGGGCTCGACGCGTCGTCGATCGCGCTCGCCGTCGGCATCTCGGGCGCGGTCGACTTCGCCCTGTTCTACGCGAGCGGCCAGGTGATGGACCGTTTCGGGCGGCTGTGGGCGGCGCTCCCCGCCACCGTGCTCATGGGCGCGGGCTTCCTCGCCCTGTCGTTCACACACGACCTCTCCGACGCGGCGATGTGGTTCACGATGCTCGCGGCGGTGCTCGGCATCGGCAACGGCCTGTCGAGCGGCATCCTGCTCACGCTCGGCGCCGACATCGCGCCGCGTGACGATCCCGCCTCGTTCCTGGGGTCGTGGCGCACGCTCACCGACGCCGGCGGCGCGCTCGCGCCCGTGCTCGTCGCGGCGATCGCGGCGGCCGGCTCGCTGCCCCTCGCCGTCGCGGTCGTCGGCGTTCTCGGGCTACTGGGCGCCGCCGGATTCGCGCGCTGGGTGCCGCGGTTCGTGCCACGCATCCGCCCCTGA
- the prfB gene encoding peptide chain release factor 2 → MLEFDASADIQALRSTFAEITAVVDVEALNSEIARLSEEAGAPDLWDDPEKAQRVTSALSHRQAELKRITDVQQRLDDVEVLIELANEMEDADSIEEAKREIADLERVIGDLEVQTLLDGEYDERSAVVTIRSGAGGDDATDFAEMLLRMYLRWAERHKHPVKVMDTSYAEGAGIKSATFEVDAPYAFGTLSVEAGTHRLARISPFGSADKRQTSFAAVEVIPVMEEAQEVDIPETDIRVDVFRSSGPGGQSVNTTDSAVRITHLPTGIVVSMQNEKSQIQNRAAAMRVLQTRLLLLKREEEQAKKKELAGTITASWGDQMRSYFLYGQQLVKDLRTGFESGNPATVFDGDLDGFIAAGIRWRKRKDDD, encoded by the coding sequence ATGCTCGAATTCGATGCTTCCGCCGATATCCAGGCCCTGCGCTCCACGTTCGCCGAGATCACGGCGGTCGTGGACGTCGAGGCGCTGAACTCCGAGATCGCTCGGCTCAGCGAAGAGGCCGGCGCGCCCGACCTCTGGGACGACCCCGAGAAGGCGCAGCGCGTCACGAGCGCGCTCAGCCATCGCCAGGCCGAGCTCAAGCGCATCACCGACGTGCAGCAGCGGCTCGACGACGTCGAGGTGCTGATCGAGCTTGCCAACGAGATGGAGGACGCCGACTCGATCGAGGAGGCCAAGCGCGAGATCGCCGACCTCGAGCGCGTCATCGGCGACCTCGAGGTGCAGACGCTGCTCGACGGCGAGTACGACGAGCGCTCCGCCGTCGTGACGATCCGCTCGGGCGCCGGCGGCGACGACGCGACCGACTTCGCCGAGATGCTGCTGCGCATGTACCTGCGCTGGGCGGAGCGGCACAAGCATCCCGTCAAGGTCATGGACACGTCCTACGCCGAGGGCGCGGGCATCAAATCGGCGACGTTCGAGGTCGACGCGCCCTACGCCTTCGGCACGCTCTCGGTCGAGGCGGGCACGCACCGGCTCGCGCGCATCAGCCCGTTCGGCTCGGCCGACAAGCGGCAGACCTCGTTCGCCGCGGTGGAGGTCATCCCCGTGATGGAGGAGGCGCAGGAGGTCGACATCCCCGAGACCGACATCCGCGTCGACGTATTCCGCTCGTCGGGCCCCGGCGGGCAGTCGGTCAACACGACCGACTCCGCGGTGCGCATCACCCACCTCCCGACCGGCATCGTCGTCTCGATGCAGAACGAGAAGAGCCAGATCCAGAACCGCGCCGCCGCCATGCGCGTGCTCCAGACGCGGCTCCTGCTGCTCAAGCGCGAGGAGGAGCAGGCGAAGAAGAAGGAGCTCGCCGGCACCATCACGGCCAGCTGGGGCGACCAGATGCGCTCCTACTTCCTCTACGGCCAGCAGCTCGTGAAGGACCTGCGCACGGGCTTCGAGTCGGGCAACCCCGCGACGGTCTTCGACGGCGACCTCGACGGCTTCATCGCGGCCGGCATCCGCTGGCGCAAGCGCAAGGACGACGACTGA
- the ftsE gene encoding cell division ATP-binding protein FtsE: MIRFEQVTKRHRGASKPALHDIGFDVQRGEFVFLVGASGSGKSTCLRLILREDIATEGRVVVLGRDVRTLPGRKVPYFRRHIGSVFQDFRLLPAKTVFHNIAYSLQVIGASRAFVQQSVPEALALVGLEGKEKRMPHELSGGEQQRVAIARAIVNRPQILLADEPTGNLDPATSTDIMQLLARINAGGTTIVMATHEAGFVNQMQRRVIELRDGVLVRDVDRGGYGDMSSLPSLAPTEGRAEAAVAAKTAVQNLRLEISRERQGVPRADTAPARPDARETPVPRDAADSASAVASAEPAPATQPIRIDAPEVDLGDLGLDGIDVSKLGLSRRDDSVGPTS; the protein is encoded by the coding sequence ATGATCCGGTTCGAACAGGTCACCAAACGCCATCGCGGAGCCAGCAAGCCCGCGCTGCACGACATCGGCTTCGATGTGCAGCGCGGCGAGTTCGTGTTCCTCGTCGGCGCCTCGGGGTCGGGGAAGTCGACCTGCCTGCGGCTGATCCTGCGCGAGGACATCGCCACGGAGGGCCGCGTCGTCGTGCTCGGCCGTGACGTGCGCACGCTGCCGGGGCGCAAGGTGCCGTACTTCCGCCGGCACATCGGATCCGTGTTCCAGGACTTCCGGCTGCTCCCCGCCAAGACGGTGTTCCACAACATCGCCTACTCGCTGCAGGTGATCGGCGCGTCGCGCGCCTTCGTGCAGCAGTCGGTGCCCGAGGCGCTCGCCCTCGTCGGCCTCGAGGGCAAGGAGAAGCGGATGCCGCACGAGCTCTCCGGCGGCGAGCAGCAGCGCGTGGCGATCGCGCGGGCGATCGTGAACCGTCCGCAGATCCTGCTCGCCGACGAGCCGACCGGAAACCTCGACCCCGCCACGTCGACCGACATCATGCAGCTGCTCGCGCGCATCAACGCGGGCGGCACGACGATCGTCATGGCGACGCACGAGGCGGGCTTCGTCAACCAGATGCAGCGCCGCGTCATCGAGCTGCGCGACGGCGTGCTCGTGCGCGACGTCGACCGGGGCGGCTACGGCGACATGTCGTCGCTGCCGTCGCTGGCCCCGACGGAGGGGCGCGCCGAGGCCGCCGTCGCGGCGAAGACCGCCGTGCAGAACCTGCGTCTCGAGATCAGCCGCGAGCGGCAGGGCGTGCCGCGCGCGGACACCGCCCCCGCACGGCCCGACGCCCGCGAGACCCCGGTCCCGAGGGATGCCGCGGACTCCGCGTCGGCCGTCGCCTCGGCAGAGCCGGCCCCGGCCACGCAGCCCATCCGGATCGATGCGCCGGAGGTCGACCTGGGCGATCTCGGGCTCGACGGGATCGACGTGTCCAAGCTCGGCCTCTCGCGGCGCGACGACTCCGTGGGACCGACCTCATGA
- the ftsX gene encoding permease-like cell division protein FtsX → MRLRLILAEALSGLRRNVSMVISVVLVTFVSLTFVGAAMLMQMQIGTMRAFWADRAQVEIWLCRDGAAETTCAGGVATEEQIAAVEERLGGSALQKVIRDHRFESRDEAYQKVLEIYGEDYVEFVTPEQLNETFYVNLYDPGNIAVIDEAFSGMDGVQQVRNQMQYLEPLFSALTVATYIAIGIAALMLIAAVLLISTTIRLSAYARRRELNIMRLVGASNPFIQTPFILEGVFAALLGSLLASGAILVGVRYGVGEYLKPRMDFVTTWIGVPEALTVLPFVIGIGVLLAAFSAGFAIRRWLRA, encoded by the coding sequence ATGAGGCTGCGCCTGATCCTCGCCGAGGCGCTCTCGGGACTGCGCCGCAACGTCTCGATGGTCATCTCGGTCGTGCTGGTCACCTTCGTGTCGCTCACGTTCGTGGGCGCGGCGATGCTCATGCAGATGCAGATCGGCACGATGCGGGCGTTCTGGGCCGACCGCGCGCAGGTGGAGATCTGGCTGTGCCGCGACGGCGCCGCCGAGACGACGTGCGCCGGGGGCGTCGCGACAGAGGAGCAGATCGCCGCGGTCGAGGAGCGCCTGGGCGGCAGCGCGCTGCAGAAGGTCATCCGCGACCACCGGTTCGAGAGCCGCGACGAGGCCTACCAGAAGGTGCTGGAGATCTACGGCGAGGACTACGTCGAGTTCGTCACCCCCGAGCAGCTCAACGAGACGTTCTACGTGAACCTCTACGACCCGGGCAACATCGCCGTGATCGACGAGGCGTTCTCGGGCATGGACGGCGTGCAGCAGGTGCGCAACCAGATGCAGTACCTCGAGCCGCTGTTCTCTGCGCTGACGGTCGCCACCTACATCGCGATCGGGATCGCGGCGCTCATGCTCATCGCGGCCGTGCTGCTCATCTCGACGACGATCCGCCTCTCCGCGTACGCGCGAAGACGCGAGCTGAACATCATGCGCCTCGTGGGCGCGTCGAACCCGTTCATCCAGACGCCGTTCATCCTGGAGGGGGTCTTCGCGGCCCTGCTGGGGTCGCTGCTCGCGAGCGGCGCGATCCTCGTGGGCGTGCGCTACGGCGTGGGGGAGTACCTGAAGCCGCGCATGGACTTCGTCACGACGTGGATCGGCGTGCCCGAGGCGCTCACCGTGCTCCCGTTCGTGATCGGCATCGGCGTGCTGCTCGCGGCGTTCTCGGCCGGCTTCGCGATCCGCCGCTGGCTGCGCGCGTAG
- the smpB gene encoding SsrA-binding protein SmpB: MPRERGEKVIATNRRARHDYTIEKTYEAGLVLTGTEVKSLRQGRANLTDGYAYIDGGQAFLDAVHIPEYSQGHWTNHSAKRTRKLLLHKEEIVKLSHAVSAGGYTLVPLKLYFSDGRAKVEIAVAKGKREYEKRQTIREREDKREAERAMRTRNRLGE; the protein is encoded by the coding sequence ATGCCCAGGGAACGCGGCGAGAAGGTCATCGCGACCAACCGTCGCGCGCGCCACGACTACACCATCGAGAAGACGTATGAGGCGGGTCTCGTGCTCACGGGCACCGAGGTCAAGTCTCTGCGGCAGGGGCGTGCGAACCTCACCGACGGCTACGCCTACATCGACGGCGGGCAGGCGTTCCTCGATGCCGTGCACATCCCGGAGTACTCGCAGGGGCACTGGACCAACCACTCCGCCAAGCGCACGCGCAAGCTGCTGCTGCACAAGGAGGAGATCGTCAAGCTCTCGCACGCGGTGAGCGCGGGCGGCTACACGCTCGTGCCGCTGAAGCTGTACTTCTCCGACGGGCGGGCCAAGGTCGAGATCGCGGTGGCCAAGGGCAAGCGCGAGTACGAGAAGCGCCAGACGATCCGCGAGCGCGAGGACAAGCGCGAGGCCGAGCGCGCGATGCGCACGCGCAACCGGCTGGGGGAGTAG
- a CDS encoding SIMPL domain-containing protein — MSDVIITVRGSHQTRIAPELGVAHVSAVAEGPERGPVVEALAAIAQPVRDDLAARKAADTIVDWSSERVTVWAERPWNSEGRQLAPVHHGRVDLTATFDDTMALSDWLNGLAARDGIQIGTVDWQLSPGTRARVERETATAAVAVAVARAEAYAAAIGRDDVTPIEIADLGLLSSGVAHPEGAPMMRMAMAASASDSAIEFRPDDIVITSSVEARFRAV, encoded by the coding sequence ATGAGCGATGTCATCATCACCGTCCGCGGCTCGCACCAGACCCGCATCGCCCCCGAGCTCGGCGTCGCGCACGTGAGCGCCGTCGCCGAGGGTCCCGAGCGCGGTCCCGTCGTCGAGGCGCTCGCGGCGATCGCGCAGCCCGTGCGCGACGACCTGGCGGCGCGGAAGGCGGCCGACACGATCGTCGACTGGTCGAGCGAGCGCGTCACGGTGTGGGCGGAACGCCCGTGGAACAGCGAGGGGCGGCAGCTCGCGCCCGTGCACCACGGCCGCGTCGACCTGACGGCGACGTTCGACGACACCATGGCGCTCTCCGACTGGCTGAACGGCCTGGCCGCTCGCGACGGCATCCAGATCGGCACGGTCGACTGGCAGCTCTCCCCCGGCACGCGCGCCCGCGTCGAGCGCGAGACCGCGACGGCCGCCGTCGCGGTGGCGGTCGCGCGCGCCGAGGCGTACGCCGCCGCGATCGGGCGCGACGACGTCACGCCGATCGAGATCGCCGACCTCGGCCTGCTCTCGTCGGGCGTCGCACACCCCGAGGGCGCTCCGATGATGCGCATGGCGATGGCGGCGTCGGCGTCCGACAGCGCCATCGAGTTCCGCCCCGACGACATCGTCATCACGTCGTCGGTCGAGGCGCGGTTCCGCGCCGTCTGA
- a CDS encoding glucose 1-dehydrogenase, whose translation MEITFKDQVALVTGGSSGIGEATAVAFAEAGAAVVIADVSDRGAEVAQRLVDGGHRAIFVKTDVSDEAQVKTMIDAAVSEFGSLDVAFNCAAYEGALGPVDAQELPDVQKVIATNLQGIWLCDKYELDQMKKQGKGAIVNCASVGGLVGVAAMPVYSATKHGVIGLTRSAALSTATTGIRINAVCPGYVQTPMADRLTSLAPGVHEGLLSAQPIGRVGEPSEVAAAVLWLASPLASLVTGTALAVDGGWSAQ comes from the coding sequence ATGGAGATCACCTTCAAGGATCAGGTGGCGCTCGTCACCGGCGGATCGTCCGGCATCGGCGAGGCGACCGCCGTCGCCTTCGCCGAGGCGGGAGCGGCCGTCGTCATCGCCGACGTCTCCGATCGCGGCGCCGAGGTGGCGCAGCGTCTCGTCGACGGCGGACACCGGGCGATCTTCGTGAAGACCGACGTGAGCGACGAAGCCCAGGTCAAAACGATGATCGATGCAGCCGTCTCGGAGTTCGGATCGCTGGACGTCGCGTTCAACTGCGCCGCCTACGAGGGCGCGCTGGGCCCGGTCGACGCTCAGGAGCTCCCCGATGTGCAGAAGGTCATCGCGACCAACCTGCAGGGGATCTGGTTGTGCGACAAGTACGAGCTCGATCAGATGAAGAAGCAGGGCAAGGGCGCGATCGTGAACTGCGCGTCGGTCGGCGGCCTGGTCGGCGTGGCCGCCATGCCGGTCTACTCCGCGACGAAGCACGGCGTCATCGGCCTGACCCGTTCCGCCGCGCTGAGCACCGCCACGACCGGCATCCGCATCAATGCGGTCTGTCCGGGCTACGTCCAGACGCCGATGGCCGACCGGCTCACGAGCCTCGCCCCCGGGGTGCACGAGGGACTTCTCTCGGCCCAGCCCATCGGCCGCGTGGGCGAGCCGTCAGAGGTCGCCGCCGCCGTGCTGTGGCTCGCGAGCCCGCTGGCGAGCCTCGTCACCGGCACCGCGCTCGCCGTCGACGGCGGCTGGTCGGCGCAGTAG
- a CDS encoding N-acyl homoserine lactonase family protein, with translation MTNATRLWALDGAFFTLPLNLIVLGGQGMTTLPIPVYVIEHPDGLIVFDTGVAPEAWDDPRAVYGPLVDVFELTCPPENLLERQFAKTGYTFDDVTHVIVSHGHFDHTGGMYLFPQAKFYMSEEDLRYTFWPDDFCAGFYRHEDIERTRGFEWHPISSDLDLFGDGSIQILRTPGHTHGQLSLLVDLPSRPVLLTADAVHVRANIDQKTPCPVDLDTSTALRSVERIRQVAESAGADIWVMHDTADWETFTTEEGWVS, from the coding sequence ATGACGAATGCAACTCGACTCTGGGCATTGGACGGCGCGTTCTTCACACTGCCGTTGAACCTGATCGTGCTGGGCGGACAGGGAATGACCACCCTTCCGATCCCGGTCTACGTGATCGAGCACCCTGACGGGCTGATCGTGTTCGACACCGGCGTCGCGCCCGAGGCGTGGGACGACCCCCGCGCCGTGTACGGGCCGCTCGTGGACGTGTTCGAGCTCACCTGTCCGCCCGAGAACCTGCTGGAACGTCAGTTCGCCAAGACCGGCTACACGTTCGACGACGTGACCCATGTCATCGTCTCGCACGGGCACTTCGACCACACGGGCGGCATGTACCTCTTCCCGCAGGCGAAGTTCTACATGTCCGAGGAAGACCTCCGCTACACGTTCTGGCCGGACGACTTCTGCGCCGGCTTCTACCGGCATGAGGACATCGAACGCACCCGAGGGTTCGAGTGGCACCCGATCAGCTCCGACCTCGACCTGTTCGGCGACGGCAGCATCCAGATCCTCCGCACGCCGGGGCACACCCACGGTCAGCTCAGCCTGCTGGTCGACCTGCCCAGCCGCCCCGTGCTGCTCACCGCCGACGCCGTGCACGTGCGCGCGAACATCGACCAGAAGACCCCGTGCCCCGTCGATCTCGACACCAGCACGGCGCTGCGATCGGTGGAGCGGATCCGCCAGGTCGCCGAGAGCGCGGGCGCCGACATCTGGGTCATGCACGACACCGCCGACTGGGAGACGTTCACGACCGAGGAAGGCTGGGTGAGCTGA
- a CDS encoding AraC family transcriptional regulator: protein MPMITGDPLRQAGSTPLTRWDQASFLPTQIARLYDEVAGIGEDPSAILAAAHVNAESLRSSDTRVSLRQILEAYRTAASLSADPEFAFLMGTRNKVTYYGMYGFAVMSAPDLATMLDFISEAQTLSANLVDLRIERDADRVALCIEPLIHHDIDTTLHRFLVEELLGLAFSAFRDMLGEAFSPSAIRLTYPEHDSATRLAELIGVPVSFGEKTSAFVFDASWLSAPLQFGNRVVHSSARKTCAALLGELRAQAGLAHRVGEALIAYRGRIPPIEEIAAQFGMSERDLRRKLSAEGSGYRLVCDDVRSQISMKYLRDTSLSIDQIASIMGFDNAANLRRAFRRWTDMTPTEYRIAAASEKEPDK, encoded by the coding sequence ATGCCCATGATCACCGGAGATCCACTTCGACAAGCCGGGTCGACGCCGTTGACCCGATGGGATCAGGCGTCTTTCCTTCCCACTCAGATCGCTCGCCTCTACGACGAAGTGGCCGGGATCGGAGAGGATCCGTCGGCGATCCTCGCGGCCGCTCACGTGAACGCGGAGTCTCTTCGCTCCTCCGACACGAGGGTGTCGCTCCGTCAGATCCTCGAGGCCTACCGCACCGCCGCGTCGCTGTCGGCGGACCCGGAGTTCGCCTTCCTCATGGGCACCCGCAACAAGGTGACCTACTACGGGATGTACGGCTTCGCCGTGATGAGCGCCCCGGACCTCGCGACGATGCTCGACTTCATCAGCGAGGCGCAGACCCTCTCCGCGAACCTCGTCGACCTGCGGATCGAGCGCGACGCCGACAGGGTCGCGCTCTGCATCGAGCCGCTCATACACCACGACATCGACACCACGCTCCACCGCTTCCTCGTGGAGGAGCTGCTCGGCCTGGCCTTCTCGGCGTTCCGCGACATGCTGGGCGAGGCGTTCTCCCCGTCCGCCATCCGGCTGACATACCCCGAGCACGACTCGGCGACCAGGCTCGCCGAGCTCATCGGGGTCCCGGTCTCGTTCGGAGAGAAGACCAGCGCCTTCGTGTTCGACGCGTCGTGGCTGTCGGCGCCGCTGCAGTTCGGCAATCGCGTCGTGCACAGCTCCGCCCGCAAGACCTGCGCCGCCCTTCTCGGCGAGCTGCGCGCGCAGGCGGGGCTCGCCCACCGCGTCGGCGAGGCGCTCATCGCCTATCGCGGCCGCATACCGCCGATCGAAGAGATCGCGGCGCAGTTCGGCATGTCGGAGCGAGACCTCCGTCGCAAGCTCAGCGCCGAGGGAAGCGGCTATCGCCTGGTCTGCGATGACGTGCGAAGCCAGATATCCATGAAATACCTTCGCGACACATCGCTCTCCATCGATCAGATCGCATCGATCATGGGATTCGACAATGCCGCGAATCTTCGCCGCGCCTTCCGCCGATGGACCGACATGACGCCGACGGAATACCGGATCGCAGCGGCCTCGGAAAAAGAACCCGACAAATGA